The Micromonospora sp. NBC_00421 genome contains a region encoding:
- a CDS encoding type I polyketide synthase, protein MATDEKLLQYLKRVTAELHTLRQRGSGHADEPLAVVGMACRFPGGVSSPEELWRLVADGVDALSDFPEDRGWPLEGLFDPDPDRPGTSYTSQGGFLTGAGQFDAGLFGISPREALAMDPQHRLLLETSWEALEDAGVDPTSMHGTDVGVFSGVFTQGYGAGSITPELEAFAGTGSASSVASGRVSYTFGFEGPAVTIDTACSSSLVAIHLAAQSLRLGECSMALAGGATVMPTPGTFVAFSRQRVLAADGRSKAFAAAADGTGWSEGVGVVVLERLSVARERGHRILAVLRGSAVNQDGASNGLTAPNGPSQQRVIRKALAGAGLTPAEVDAVEAHGTGTALGDPIEAQALIATYGQGRKPGRPLWLGSVKSNIGHTQAAAGVAGVIKMVQALRHGVLPPTLHVDEPTPQVDWSAGAVELLTGARDWPRDGQPRRAGVSAFGISGTNAHVILEEAPAADVATAPAEAPTGLVPLVVSAGSAASLTAQADRLAAFLAGTELPLARVATALLTERAVLGERAVLVADTTAQAVAGLRALAGGEAAPEVVTGSVTPGRVVLVFPGQGAQRPGMGRELYDRYPVFAQALDEVCAHLDACLAGWIDHPVRDVVLDRLPRSGDLLNQTVFTQAGLFALESALFRLVTSWGVRPDLVIGHSIGELTAAYAAGVLSLADAARVVAARGRLMQALPPGGVMVAVAASEAEVADLLDERVELAAVNGPSSVVLSGDHDATLAAADRLRERGHKTKQLVVSHAFHAHQMEPMLAGFAAEIAGVTWHQPTIPVVSNVTGRLAEPGELADPGYWSAHVRRPVRFADGIAAALAYGGDLFVELGPGATLTAMVAETAAATDAEVRCVPALRDGRPEDRTLLTALAELFVRGVPVDWAGLLPPVTGHVDLPTYAFDQRNYWLPPGGAGADATSLGQSAVDHPLLGAVVRLPQSDGLVFTSLLSLRSHPWLADHAIGGRVLVAGTGLVELAVRAGDEVGCPVLDELVIETPMRVPERGGVRVLVAVGAAGDGGTRPVDVYSQRDDDADEWTRHATGLLSVGPAARPAGFDFTAWPPPGAQPVETGGVYADLAERGYAYGPTFQGLRSVWRRGEEVFAEVALPAETGTGSGGFGIHPGLLDSALHAGMLGTAAAEDAGPPVLPFAWNGMVLHAAGASALRVRITSAGPGAIAVEAADPTGAPVLSVDSLVSRPVSVDQRDAGPSRDSLFRVEWTALPAVAGEPVPSWASVATVDDVVALVDDPPAVVVFEAVGADDALAVTARALDVLQVWLDAGPQESRLVVVTRGAVPAGDGGVADAAAAAVWGLVRSAQAENPDRIVLLDLDPDDTVEQALGPVLAAGEPQVAVRGTGLSVPRLARVAAPSDAATTGFDGPGPVLVTGGTGSLGALVARHLVSGRGVRRLVLVSRRGPAADGAQELAAELTGQGAVVSVVACDVSDRDQVAALLAAHRPTAVVHTAGVLDDGVIGALTADRLATVFAPKVDAVRHLDELTRGLDLDAFVVFSSASGVFGSAGQGNYAAANAFLDATVARRRAAGLPAVSLAWGLWEQTDGMTAHLGEADQARASRGGVLAIGPAEGMALFDAAVRTDQALLVPVKLDLRATRATVPYLLRGLVRPTRQQARAAAAGDQDLVRRLAGLDPAAQEALLLHLVRGQVAFVLGHAGADAVRPDTAFKDAGFDSLTSVELRNRLREATGLKLPATLVFDYPNPVALARYLHGVLGERVAGTPTPVAAVADPDEPIAIVGMACRLPGGVTSPDDLWRLVRDGREGVSPFPTDRGWDLADLFDPDPDNRGTSTTSRGGFLADAGLFDAGFFGISPREALAMDPQQRLLLEVSWEALEGVGIDPTSLRGSDVGVFTGISAQGYGIGVPAPELEGFASTAGAASVASGRVSYVFGFEGPAVTIDTACSSSLVAMHLGAQALRQGECSMALAGGATVMATPGTFVAFSRQRGLAGDGRCKSYADGADGTGWAEGAGVVVLERLSVARERGHRVLAVLRGSAVNQDGASNGLTAPNGPSQQRVIRRALASAGLDPADVDVVEGHGTGTALGDPIEVQALLTTYGQDRSPDRPLWLGSIKSNIGHAQSAAGVAGVIKMVQALRHDLIPPTLHVDAPTSQVDWSGGGVELLTRAQEWPRDGHPRRAGVSSFGISGTNAHLIIEEAPPEPAPPVAAAPPAGVLPLVVSARSAGSLAGQARRLAGVVEDADGASLAAVARALVSGRAVFGERAVVVAGSAEEALTGLRALAHGESAPDLVVGRTTTSGPPGKLVWVFPGQGAQWVGMGRELLDSSPVFAERVTECAAALAPWVDWSLPEVLRGECDPALMERVDVLQPASFAVMVGLAAVWSSVGVFPDAVLGHSQGEIAAACVAGALSLQDAARVVALRSRAIATELSGRGGMASVALGGEEVAARLAPWAGRVEVAAVNGPGSVVVAGDAEALDEALDALSADGVRVRRIAVDYASHSRQVERIRDTLADALAGIRAQAPVVPFRSTVTGEWISAAGVVDGGYWFRNLRHQVGFGAAVAELVDQGHRVFVEVSAHPVLVQPITESTDDTDAVVVGSLRRGEGGLRRLLTSMAELYVRGVAVDFGGVLPTPTGRVDLPTYAFDHQHYWLYATEPATDAVSLGLAGTDHPMLGAVVRLPQSDGLVVTARLSLRTHPWLADHAVRDVVVVPGAGLVELAVRAGDEAGCAVLDELVIEAPLVIPPHGGVRLQVAVGGPDHHGTRTVEVFSQREDVDGGADSWTRHATGVLAVDAPRGHGGGFDFTAWPPPGAQPLDIGEGYRRLAEVGYGYGTTFQAVRAVWRRGEEVFAEVALPEEHRAEAGRFGIHPALLDAALHSTLVGAVSAADASGGQELSLPFAWNGLRLHAAGAAVLRVRVTSPGPDAMALEAADEAGGLVVTMESLVGRPVSDAQLAAAAAGTAPADSLFRLEWVGLPPVRVESAPSWLPVADAEAVADLADDVLSGTVDAPAVVVLEAVGGTDVLGLSTRVLDVVQCWLDGGGFEESRLVVATRGAVPAGDGAVTDPAGAAVWGLVRAAQAENPDRIVLVDLDPAGGEATESRWGAVLASGEPQVAVRGAALSVPRLIRATGAVPAAGKVFGPDATVLVTGGTGALGALAARHLVTRHGVRRLVLASRRGPAAEGATALVAELTGQGAEVAVVAADLSDRDQVAALLAQHPPTAVVHTAGVADAGVIGTVTPDRLAEVFAPKVEAVRHLDELTRGLPLTAFVVYSSVSSVFMGAGSGSYAAANAFLDGLMAQRRSLGLPGLSLAWGLWEQTTGMAAGTDELARSRMTRRGGLLSLTPAEGMELFDAAVGSGQALLVPAKLDLRGVRADASTGGAVPHLLRGLVRAGRQQARGATGDEAGQIAERLAGLPAAERAGILLDLVRAQVAAVLGYRAGHHVEADQGLFEVGFDSLTAIELRNRLRDLTDRKIAANLVFTHPTPERIAAHLYELMYGDRADVPAAISV, encoded by the coding sequence ATGGCCACTGACGAGAAGCTCCTGCAGTACCTCAAGCGCGTCACCGCCGAGCTGCACACCCTGCGGCAGCGGGGTTCCGGGCACGCCGACGAGCCGTTGGCCGTCGTGGGCATGGCGTGCCGGTTCCCCGGTGGGGTGTCCTCGCCGGAGGAGCTGTGGCGGCTGGTGGCCGACGGGGTGGACGCCCTCTCCGACTTCCCCGAGGACCGGGGTTGGCCCCTGGAGGGCCTGTTCGACCCGGACCCGGACCGCCCCGGCACCTCGTACACCAGTCAGGGTGGTTTCCTGACGGGCGCCGGGCAGTTCGACGCCGGCCTCTTCGGGATCTCCCCCCGGGAGGCGCTGGCGATGGACCCGCAGCACCGACTGCTGCTGGAGACGTCGTGGGAGGCGCTGGAGGACGCCGGGGTCGATCCGACGTCGATGCACGGCACCGACGTCGGGGTGTTCTCCGGGGTGTTCACCCAGGGCTACGGGGCCGGGTCGATCACGCCGGAGCTGGAGGCCTTCGCCGGCACCGGGTCGGCGTCGAGCGTCGCGTCCGGCCGGGTGTCGTACACCTTCGGGTTCGAGGGGCCGGCGGTCACCATCGACACCGCCTGTTCGTCGTCGCTGGTGGCGATCCACCTGGCCGCGCAGTCGCTGCGGCTGGGGGAGTGCTCGATGGCGCTGGCCGGCGGGGCGACCGTGATGCCGACACCCGGCACGTTCGTGGCGTTCTCCCGGCAGCGGGTGCTCGCCGCCGACGGGCGGAGCAAGGCGTTCGCCGCCGCCGCGGACGGCACCGGTTGGTCCGAGGGCGTCGGTGTGGTGGTGCTGGAACGGCTGTCGGTGGCCCGGGAGCGTGGCCACCGGATCCTGGCCGTACTGCGGGGCAGCGCGGTGAACCAGGACGGCGCCTCGAACGGGTTGACCGCGCCGAACGGCCCGTCGCAACAGCGGGTGATCCGCAAGGCGCTGGCCGGGGCCGGGCTGACCCCGGCGGAGGTGGACGCCGTGGAGGCCCACGGGACGGGTACCGCGCTCGGCGACCCGATCGAGGCCCAGGCCCTGATCGCGACCTACGGCCAGGGCCGCAAACCGGGCCGCCCGCTGTGGCTGGGATCCGTCAAGTCCAACATCGGGCACACCCAGGCGGCGGCGGGCGTGGCCGGCGTGATCAAGATGGTGCAGGCGCTGCGGCACGGCGTGCTGCCGCCCACGCTGCACGTGGACGAGCCCACGCCGCAGGTCGACTGGTCCGCCGGCGCGGTCGAGCTGTTGACCGGGGCGCGCGACTGGCCGCGCGACGGCCAACCGCGCCGCGCCGGGGTCTCCGCCTTCGGGATCAGCGGCACCAACGCGCACGTGATCCTCGAAGAGGCCCCCGCCGCCGACGTCGCGACGGCCCCGGCGGAGGCGCCCACCGGGCTGGTGCCGCTTGTCGTGTCGGCGGGCAGCGCCGCCTCGCTGACCGCGCAGGCGGATCGGCTGGCCGCCTTCCTCGCCGGCACCGAGCTGCCGCTGGCCCGGGTGGCGACGGCCCTGCTGACCGAGCGGGCGGTGCTCGGTGAGCGCGCCGTGCTGGTGGCGGACACCACCGCGCAGGCGGTCGCCGGGCTGCGCGCGCTGGCCGGCGGCGAGGCCGCCCCCGAGGTGGTGACCGGTTCGGTTACGCCCGGCCGGGTCGTGCTGGTCTTCCCGGGGCAGGGCGCGCAGCGGCCCGGCATGGGCCGTGAGCTGTACGACAGGTATCCGGTGTTCGCGCAGGCGCTGGACGAGGTCTGCGCGCACCTCGACGCGTGTCTGGCCGGCTGGATCGACCACCCGGTGCGCGACGTCGTGCTGGACCGGCTGCCGCGCAGCGGTGACCTGCTGAACCAGACGGTGTTCACCCAGGCCGGCCTGTTCGCGCTGGAGAGCGCGCTGTTCCGGCTGGTCACCTCGTGGGGGGTGCGGCCGGACCTGGTGATCGGGCACTCGATCGGCGAGCTCACCGCCGCGTACGCCGCCGGGGTGTTGTCGCTCGCCGACGCGGCCCGGGTGGTCGCGGCACGCGGCCGGCTCATGCAGGCGTTGCCGCCGGGCGGGGTGATGGTCGCGGTGGCCGCGAGCGAGGCGGAGGTCGCCGACCTCCTCGACGAACGGGTGGAGCTCGCCGCGGTCAACGGCCCGTCCTCCGTGGTGCTCTCCGGCGACCACGACGCCACCCTCGCCGCGGCGGACCGGCTGCGCGAGCGGGGCCACAAGACGAAGCAGCTAGTCGTCTCGCACGCGTTCCACGCCCACCAGATGGAGCCGATGCTGGCCGGGTTCGCCGCCGAGATCGCCGGGGTGACCTGGCATCAGCCGACGATCCCGGTGGTGTCGAACGTGACAGGCCGGCTGGCGGAGCCGGGCGAACTCGCGGACCCGGGGTACTGGTCGGCGCACGTACGCCGGCCGGTCCGGTTCGCCGACGGGATCGCCGCCGCGCTGGCGTACGGCGGCGACCTGTTCGTGGAACTCGGGCCGGGCGCGACGCTGACCGCGATGGTGGCGGAGACCGCCGCCGCGACGGACGCCGAGGTCAGGTGCGTCCCGGCGCTGCGCGACGGCCGCCCGGAGGACCGGACGCTGCTGACCGCGCTTGCCGAGTTGTTCGTCCGGGGCGTCCCGGTCGACTGGGCCGGCCTGCTGCCGCCGGTGACCGGGCACGTCGACCTGCCGACGTACGCCTTCGATCAGCGGAACTACTGGCTGCCGCCCGGCGGGGCCGGGGCGGACGCGACGTCGTTGGGGCAGTCCGCCGTCGACCACCCGCTGTTGGGTGCGGTGGTACGCCTGCCGCAGTCCGACGGGCTGGTGTTCACGTCGCTGCTGTCGCTGCGGTCGCACCCGTGGCTGGCCGACCACGCGATCGGTGGCCGGGTGCTGGTGGCCGGGACCGGCCTGGTCGAGTTGGCGGTCCGCGCGGGCGACGAGGTCGGGTGCCCGGTGCTCGACGAGCTGGTCATCGAGACGCCGATGCGCGTCCCGGAGCGCGGCGGGGTGCGGGTGCTGGTCGCCGTGGGCGCCGCCGGGGACGGCGGGACCCGCCCGGTGGACGTGTACTCGCAGCGCGACGACGATGCCGACGAGTGGACCCGGCACGCCACGGGCCTGCTGTCGGTCGGGCCGGCGGCGCGGCCCGCCGGGTTCGACTTCACCGCCTGGCCGCCGCCGGGCGCCCAGCCGGTCGAGACGGGCGGTGTCTACGCCGACCTGGCCGAGCGGGGCTACGCGTACGGCCCGACGTTCCAGGGGCTGCGGTCGGTGTGGCGGCGGGGCGAGGAGGTGTTCGCCGAGGTCGCGTTGCCGGCGGAGACCGGCACCGGGTCGGGCGGCTTCGGCATCCACCCCGGGTTGTTGGACTCCGCCCTGCACGCCGGCATGCTCGGCACCGCGGCGGCGGAGGATGCCGGCCCGCCGGTGCTGCCGTTCGCCTGGAACGGGATGGTGCTGCACGCCGCCGGCGCGTCGGCGCTGCGGGTGCGGATCACCTCCGCAGGCCCCGGCGCCATCGCGGTGGAGGCGGCGGACCCGACGGGTGCCCCGGTGCTGTCGGTGGATTCGTTGGTGTCCCGGCCGGTGTCGGTCGACCAGCGGGACGCCGGCCCGTCCCGCGACTCGTTGTTCCGGGTGGAGTGGACCGCGCTGCCGGCGGTCGCCGGGGAACCCGTGCCGTCGTGGGCGTCGGTGGCGACCGTCGACGACGTGGTGGCCCTGGTCGACGACCCGCCGGCGGTGGTGGTGTTCGAGGCGGTCGGCGCGGACGACGCGCTGGCCGTGACCGCGCGGGCGCTCGACGTCCTCCAGGTGTGGCTGGACGCCGGTCCGCAGGAGTCGCGGCTGGTGGTGGTGACCCGGGGTGCGGTGCCCGCCGGTGACGGCGGGGTGGCCGACGCCGCCGCGGCGGCGGTCTGGGGGCTGGTGCGGTCGGCGCAGGCCGAGAACCCGGACCGGATCGTGCTGCTGGATCTCGACCCCGACGACACCGTCGAGCAGGCGCTGGGGCCGGTGCTGGCGGCGGGTGAACCGCAGGTCGCGGTGCGGGGCACCGGGCTCTCGGTACCCCGGCTGGCCCGGGTGGCGGCCCCGTCGGACGCCGCGACGACCGGCTTCGACGGGCCGGGGCCGGTCCTGGTCACCGGCGGCACCGGGTCGTTGGGCGCGCTTGTCGCGCGGCACCTGGTGTCAGGGCGCGGGGTGCGGCGGCTGGTCCTGGTCAGCCGGCGTGGTCCGGCCGCCGACGGTGCGCAGGAGCTGGCCGCCGAGCTGACCGGGCAGGGCGCCGTGGTCTCGGTCGTCGCCTGTGACGTGTCGGACCGCGACCAGGTGGCGGCGCTGCTGGCCGCGCACCGGCCGACGGCCGTGGTGCACACCGCGGGTGTGTTGGACGACGGCGTGATCGGGGCGTTGACCGCCGACCGGTTGGCCACCGTGTTCGCCCCCAAGGTGGACGCGGTCCGGCACCTCGACGAGCTCACCCGGGGGCTGGACCTCGACGCGTTCGTGGTGTTCTCGTCCGCGTCCGGGGTGTTCGGCTCCGCCGGGCAGGGCAACTACGCGGCGGCGAACGCTTTCCTGGACGCCACGGTCGCCCGCCGCCGCGCGGCCGGCCTGCCGGCGGTGTCGCTGGCGTGGGGCCTGTGGGAGCAGACCGACGGGATGACCGCCCACCTGGGCGAGGCCGACCAGGCACGGGCCAGCCGTGGTGGCGTCCTGGCGATCGGGCCAGCCGAGGGGATGGCCCTGTTCGACGCGGCCGTGCGCACCGACCAGGCGCTGCTGGTGCCGGTCAAGCTGGACCTGCGGGCGACCCGGGCGACCGTGCCGTACCTGCTGCGCGGCCTGGTCCGGCCGACCCGGCAGCAGGCCCGCGCGGCGGCGGCCGGGGACCAGGACCTGGTCCGCAGGCTGGCCGGTCTCGACCCGGCCGCGCAGGAGGCGCTGCTGCTGCACCTGGTACGCGGTCAGGTCGCGTTCGTGCTCGGGCACGCCGGCGCGGACGCGGTGCGCCCGGACACGGCGTTCAAGGACGCCGGATTCGACTCGCTGACCTCAGTCGAACTGCGCAACCGGCTGCGGGAGGCGACCGGGCTGAAACTGCCGGCGACCCTGGTCTTCGACTACCCGAACCCGGTCGCCCTCGCCCGCTACCTGCACGGGGTGCTGGGCGAGCGGGTGGCCGGCACGCCCACCCCGGTCGCCGCCGTGGCGGACCCGGACGAGCCGATCGCGATCGTGGGCATGGCCTGTCGGCTGCCCGGCGGGGTGACCAGCCCGGACGACCTGTGGCGGCTGGTACGCGACGGCCGCGAGGGCGTGTCGCCCTTCCCCACCGACCGGGGCTGGGACCTGGCGGACCTGTTCGACCCGGACCCCGACAACCGGGGCACCTCCACCACCAGCCGGGGCGGCTTCCTCGCCGACGCCGGCCTGTTCGACGCCGGGTTCTTCGGGATCTCGCCCCGGGAGGCGTTGGCCATGGACCCGCAGCAGCGGCTGCTGCTGGAGGTGTCGTGGGAGGCCCTGGAGGGCGTCGGCATCGACCCGACCTCGCTGCGGGGCAGCGACGTCGGCGTCTTCACCGGGATCTCCGCCCAGGGCTACGGGATCGGGGTGCCCGCGCCCGAGCTGGAGGGCTTCGCGAGCACGGCCGGGGCGGCGAGCGTGGCGTCCGGCCGGGTGTCGTACGTGTTCGGCTTCGAGGGGCCGGCTGTCACCATCGACACGGCGTGTTCGTCCTCGCTGGTGGCGATGCATCTCGGTGCGCAGGCGCTGCGGCAGGGTGAGTGTTCGATGGCGCTGGCCGGCGGGGCGACCGTGATGGCGACGCCGGGCACCTTCGTGGCGTTCTCCCGGCAGCGTGGTCTGGCCGGTGACGGCCGGTGCAAGTCGTACGCGGACGGCGCGGACGGCACCGGCTGGGCCGAGGGCGCCGGCGTGGTGGTGCTGGAGCGGCTGTCTGTGGCGCGGGAACGCGGTCACCGGGTGCTGGCCGTGCTGCGGGGCAGCGCGGTGAACCAGGACGGCGCGTCCAACGGGTTGACCGCGCCGAACGGACCCTCGCAGCAGCGGGTGATCCGCCGTGCCCTGGCCAGCGCCGGTCTCGACCCGGCCGACGTGGACGTGGTGGAGGGGCACGGGACCGGGACGGCACTGGGGGACCCGATCGAGGTGCAGGCCCTGCTGACCACGTACGGGCAGGACCGGTCGCCCGACCGTCCGCTGTGGTTGGGTTCGATCAAGTCGAACATCGGCCACGCGCAGTCGGCGGCGGGCGTCGCCGGTGTGATCAAGATGGTGCAGGCGCTACGGCACGACCTCATCCCCCCGACGCTGCACGTGGACGCCCCCACCTCCCAGGTGGACTGGTCCGGGGGAGGGGTGGAGCTGCTGACCCGGGCACAGGAGTGGCCGCGCGACGGTCACCCGCGCCGGGCGGGGGTGTCGTCGTTCGGGATCAGCGGGACGAACGCGCATCTGATCATCGAGGAGGCGCCGCCCGAGCCGGCCCCGCCGGTGGCCGCCGCGCCGCCGGCCGGTGTGCTGCCGTTGGTGGTGTCGGCGCGCAGTGCCGGCTCGCTGGCCGGGCAGGCCCGCCGGTTGGCCGGCGTCGTCGAGGACGCCGACGGGGCGTCGTTGGCGGCGGTGGCGCGGGCGTTGGTGTCCGGGCGGGCCGTGTTCGGGGAGCGGGCCGTCGTGGTGGCGGGGTCCGCCGAGGAGGCGTTGACCGGCCTGCGGGCGCTGGCGCACGGCGAGAGCGCCCCCGACCTGGTGGTCGGCCGGACGACCACCTCGGGACCGCCCGGAAAGCTGGTCTGGGTCTTCCCGGGCCAGGGGGCGCAGTGGGTGGGCATGGGGCGGGAGTTGCTGGACTCGTCGCCGGTGTTCGCCGAGCGGGTCACCGAGTGCGCCGCCGCGCTGGCGCCCTGGGTCGACTGGTCCCTGCCGGAGGTGCTGCGGGGGGAGTGCGATCCCGCGTTGATGGAGCGGGTCGACGTGCTCCAGCCCGCGAGCTTCGCGGTGATGGTCGGGCTGGCGGCGGTGTGGTCCTCGGTCGGGGTGTTCCCCGACGCGGTGCTGGGCCATTCCCAGGGCGAGATCGCCGCGGCATGCGTGGCGGGTGCGTTGTCGCTTCAGGACGCGGCCCGGGTGGTGGCGCTGCGCAGCCGGGCCATCGCCACGGAGCTGTCCGGACGCGGTGGCATGGCCTCGGTCGCCCTGGGCGGGGAGGAGGTCGCCGCGCGGCTCGCACCGTGGGCCGGGCGGGTCGAGGTGGCCGCGGTCAACGGTCCCGGCTCGGTGGTGGTCGCCGGCGACGCCGAGGCGTTGGACGAGGCGCTCGACGCGTTGTCCGCCGACGGCGTGCGGGTGCGCCGGATCGCTGTGGACTACGCCTCGCACAGCCGGCAGGTGGAACGCATCCGGGACACCCTCGCCGACGCGCTGGCGGGGATCCGCGCGCAGGCGCCGGTGGTGCCGTTCCGCTCGACGGTGACCGGCGAGTGGATCTCCGCCGCCGGGGTCGTCGACGGCGGCTACTGGTTCCGCAACCTGCGCCACCAGGTGGGTTTCGGTGCCGCCGTGGCCGAGCTGGTCGACCAGGGGCACCGGGTCTTCGTGGAGGTGAGCGCGCACCCGGTGCTGGTCCAGCCGATCACCGAAAGCACCGACGACACCGACGCGGTGGTCGTCGGGTCGTTGCGGCGCGGTGAGGGCGGACTGCGCCGGCTGCTCACCTCGATGGCCGAGTTGTACGTCCGCGGTGTCGCGGTGGACTTCGGCGGCGTGCTGCCCACCCCGACCGGCCGCGTCGACCTGCCGACCTACGCCTTCGACCACCAGCACTACTGGCTGTACGCGACCGAGCCCGCCACCGACGCCGTCTCGTTGGGGCTGGCCGGCACCGACCATCCGATGCTCGGCGCGGTGGTCCGGCTGCCGCAGTCCGACGGCCTGGTGGTCACCGCCCGCCTCTCGTTGCGTACCCACCCCTGGCTGGCCGACCACGCCGTCCGGGACGTGGTCGTGGTGCCCGGTGCCGGACTGGTCGAGCTGGCCGTCCGCGCCGGGGACGAGGCCGGCTGCGCGGTGCTCGACGAGTTGGTGATCGAGGCGCCGCTCGTGATCCCCCCGCACGGTGGGGTCCGGCTACAGGTCGCCGTCGGCGGGCCGGACCACCACGGCACCCGTACCGTCGAGGTGTTCTCCCAGCGTGAGGACGTCGACGGCGGCGCGGACAGTTGGACGCGGCATGCCACAGGTGTGCTCGCGGTGGACGCGCCGCGGGGGCACGGCGGCGGGTTCGACTTCACCGCCTGGCCGCCCCCCGGCGCGCAGCCGCTGGACATCGGCGAGGGCTACCGCCGGCTCGCCGAGGTGGGCTACGGGTACGGCACGACGTTCCAGGCCGTCCGGGCGGTGTGGCGGCGGGGCGAGGAGGTCTTCGCCGAGGTGGCGCTCCCCGAGGAGCACCGGGCGGAGGCCGGCAGGTTCGGCATCCACCCGGCGTTGCTGGACGCGGCCCTGCACTCGACCCTCGTCGGTGCCGTGTCCGCCGCCGACGCGTCGGGCGGGCAGGAACTGTCGTTGCCGTTCGCCTGGAACGGGCTGCGACTGCACGCGGCCGGCGCCGCGGTGCTGCGGGTACGGGTCACCAGCCCCGGGCCGGACGCGATGGCGCTGGAAGCCGCGGACGAGGCCGGTGGCCTGGTCGTGACGATGGAGTCGCTCGTGGGTCGGCCGGTGTCCGACGCGCAGTTGGCGGCCGCCGCGGCGGGAACCGCGCCCGCCGACTCGCTGTTCCGGTTGGAGTGGGTCGGGCTGCCCCCGGTCCGGGTGGAGTCGGCACCGTCCTGGCTTCCCGTCGCGGACGCCGAAGCGGTGGCCGACCTGGCCGACGACGTGTTGTCGGGCACGGTGGACGCCCCGGCGGTGGTGGTCCTGGAAGCCGTCGGCGGCACCGACGTGCTGGGGCTGAGCACCCGGGTGCTGGACGTGGTCCAGTGCTGGCTCGACGGCGGCGGGTTCGAGGAGTCGCGGTTGGTGGTCGCGACCCGGGGCGCGGTGCCCGCCGGGGACGGTGCGGTGACCGATCCCGCCGGCGCGGCGGTGTGGGGCCTGGTACGGGCCGCGCAGGCGGAGAACCCCGACCGGATCGTCCTGGTCGACCTCGACCCGGCCGGCGGGGAGGCGACGGAGTCGAGGTGGGGTGCGGTGCTGGCCTCCGGTGAGCCGCAGGTGGCGGTGCGCGGCGCGGCGCTGTCGGTGCCGCGCCTCATCCGGGCCACCGGCGCGGTGCCGGCGGCCGGGAAGGTGTTCGGCCCGGACGCGACGGTGCTGGTCACCGGTGGCACCGGGGCGTTGGGCGCCCTCGCGGCCCGGCACCTGGTCACCCGGCACGGGGTGCGACGGCTGGTGCTGGCCAGTCGGCGTGGTCCGGCCGCCGAGGGCGCGACCGCGCTGGTCGCCGAGCTCACCGGGCAGGGTGCCGAGGTGGCGGTGGTCGCCGCCGATCTGTCCGACCGGGATCAGGTGGCGGCCCTGCTGGCCCAGCACCCCCCGACCGCGGTGGTGCACACCGCCGGTGTCGCGGACGCCGGGGTGATCGGCACGGTCACCCCGGACCGGTTGGCGGAGGTCTTCGCGCCGAAGGTGGAGGCGGTGCGGCATCTGGACGAGTTGACGCGGGGGCTGCCGTTGACGGCGTTCGTCGTGTACTCGTCGGTGTCGTCGGTGTTCATGGGTGCCGGTAGTGGTAGTTACGCGGCGGCGAACGCGTTCCTGGACGGATTGATGGCGCAGCGTCGGTCGCTGGGCCTGCCGGGGTTGTCGTTGGCGTGGGGCCTGTGGGAGCAGACCACCGGCATGGCGGCCGGCACCGACGAGCTCGCCAGGTCCCGGATGACCAGGCGTGGCGGGCTCCTGTCGCTGACCCCTGCGGAGGGCATGGAGCTCTTCGACGCCGCCGTCGGGTCCGGGCAGGCGCTGCTGGTGCCCGCGAAGTTGGACCTGCGCGGCGTACGCGCCGACGCCTCGACCGGCGGCGCGGTGCCGCACCTGCTGCGTGGCCTGGTCCGGGCCGGTCGACAGCAGGCGCGTGGCGCGACCGGCGACGAGGCCGGGCAGATCGCCGAGCGGCTGGCCGGACTGCCGGCCGCCGAGCGGGCCGGGATCCTGCTGGATCTGGTGCGGGCCCAGGTGGCCGCGGTGCTGGGCTACCGGGCCGGCCACCACGTCGAGGCCGACCAGGGACTGTTCGAGGTCGGCTTCGACTCGCTCACCGCCATCGAGCTGCGCAACCGGCTGCGCGACCTCACCGACCGCAAGATCGCCGCCAATCTCGTCTTCACCCATCCGACACCGGAACGGATCGCCGCCCACCTGTACGAGCTGATGTACGGCGACCGGGCGGACGTCCCGGCGGCGATCTCCGTCTGA
- a CDS encoding arylamine N-acetyltransferase, translating into MTGVDLETLRVLQKRHLMAIPYSSLAYDLDDGVVVVDLDDDAVFTRSIVDGRGGACYHLNRLFYRLLCELGYQATLLAGSTTEGRAAFGSDVEHMFARVALDGADWLVDVGYPGPTYVEPLRVCAPVQAQYGSRFRLVDQGPGIALQRRGVATRWGTVYTFTMQPRQWSDWKEMESNFREILADPGRDDTREVLCGRAVDDGQVFLRQRRYLTVRNGREQVRTITDDDEHRMLLSRILSGHLD; encoded by the coding sequence ATGACCGGGGTGGACCTGGAGACGTTGCGGGTGCTGCAGAAGAGGCACCTGATGGCGATTCCGTACAGCAGTCTCGCCTACGACCTCGACGACGGGGTGGTCGTCGTCGACCTCGACGACGACGCGGTGTTCACCCGGAGCATCGTCGATGGGCGGGGCGGCGCGTGCTACCACCTGAACCGCCTGTTCTACCGGCTCCTCTGCGAGCTGGGCTACCAGGCCACGCTGCTGGCGGGCAGCACCACCGAGGGCCGGGCCGCGTTCGGCAGCGACGTCGAGCACATGTTCGCCCGGGTCGCCCTGGACGGTGCCGACTGGCTGGTCGACGTCGGCTACCCGGGACCGACGTACGTCGAGCCGCTGCGGGTCTGCGCCCCGGTGCAGGCCCAGTACGGCAGCCGGTTCCGGCTGGTCGACCAGGGGCCCGGGATCGCGCTGCAACGCAGGGGGGTCGCCACCCGCTGGGGCACTGTCTACACCTTCACCATGCAGCCCCGGCAGTGGAGCGACTGGAAGGAGATGGAGAGCAACTTCCGGGAGATCCTGGCCGATCCGGGCCGGGACGACACCCGGGAGGTCCTGTGTGGCCGCGCCGTGGACGACGGGCAGGTGTTCCTGCGGCAGCGCCGTTACCTGACCGTCCGCAACGGTCGTGAGCAGGTACGCACGATCACCGACGACGACGAGCACCGGATGCTGCTGTCCCGCATCCTCTCCGGTCACCTCGACTGA